A window of the Trichoderma asperellum chromosome 6, complete sequence genome harbors these coding sequences:
- a CDS encoding uncharacterized protein (EggNog:ENOG41), with protein sequence MTSMREVSANTFGNDAKVILGNITNNITNDPSAADNIFLQEISKTNPVDDKKRILESKGPLIYESYCWILGHNDFKQWRDKKNNGVFWIKGDPGKGKTMLLCGIIKDFENDSKLQEKYAYFFCQGTDTRLNTATAIIKGLIYSVLRQNQNLLSDIQKQIEKEPKGYLEGNNAWVALSRIFTTIIQDPCMAHFTFIIDALDECQHHESRKSLLNLIMDTSNHVKWLISSRNEKEIERGLKSIENRLILELKSNAAHISNAVDTYIDRCAQDIEALEDDMDLRIKITNSLKTKANGTFLWVTLVVQQLQDAGRPHIERILEEMPEDLENLYDEIMERSKKGWKYDEEACLVFLATVTAAERPLHIDELYIFTSSQLIGAKVRYLPKDIKYLAKVCGSFITITDNTIYLIHQTVKDYLVHKGATRIFPRGIGHQHYKMFEISLNIMDKTLQSNIYNIKSPGERVDDITPPNPNPLASKAYCCAFWVEHLTHCSQPQLFQDGGILHSFLREKYLYWLEAMILLKSLARAVIAIQKLRDLIANYCRNEDNNNRISKPPRSRERERDRIGHDQWLANAVMPERRTETLVKSGKNETLELTRDVHRLIFSHRAIIEAYPLQIYASALIFSPSGCILRKLFEATQCPKWIVAKPTTRPFWSPCMQTIEGFQGFVNSVAISRDNTMLAAAAFSGMVKVWDLTSGACLHRFKSDYLRKMVFSPNSTQLALVCFQNVEIWDLITGTCLKSMAGDVKSVSFSADGTHLALMSEDIIKIHDLATGVDIQTHTSHSNEKFLAFVFPSDCAQLEPGSGDGTIEPQSTGTETGPSVLRDQASHATLVVSIQEGSAIKVWDLATGKCIQNIAMNVYMGSIKVSLSPDGMRLALLFGQEIISIWELATDFDIKIWDIATGTCLKTFSGHRSTIFSLAYSSDGLQLVSGDSDGTIKVWDLAADSSPRPLLRYRLHQDRINLMAFSPNGRWVALASAGKTVRIWNTATRTFLWTTKMSDHIVAVVFSLDSMQLVTSGNDGIINLWDAATGAHLRTLTGHTCAALSIAFSPSNTQLASASRNGSLNIWELTTGTCLRTIEIDCDAIYNSTTAFSPGGTQLGFVSSEGTIKIWDPFTGICLQTIRNCLDPEKRKRIIGEPFPKAYGAYPPETLFAFFSREKYLYYSPKVPDLGLGDDQTWILKGQKPVLWLPPEYRPEQIAVCENSLIIITIFDEFLYFEFCFDDLDI encoded by the exons ATGACATCTATGAGAGAAGTTTCCGCAAATACTTTCGGAAATGATGCAAAAGTAATTCTCGGGAATATAACCAACAATATAACCAACG ATCCCTCTGCTGCGgataatatttttcttcaagAAATCAGCAAAACGAACCCTGTGGATGATAAAAAACGAATCCTTGAATCCAAGGGCCCCCTTATATACGAATCGTATTGCTGGATTCTCGGGCATAATGATTTTAAACAATGGCGCGACAAAAAGAACAACGGAGTTTTCTGGATTAAAGGGGACCctggaaaaggcaaaacaaTGCTTCTCTGTGGAATTATCAAAGATTTTGAAAATGATTCCAAGCTGCAAGAGAAATATGCGTATTTCTTCTGTCAGGGTACAGATACCAGACTCAATACGGCCACTGCTATTATCAAGGGCCTAATTTACTCAGTACTTCGACAAAACCAAAACCTTCTTTCAGATATCCAAAAACAAATCGAAAAGGAACCGAAAGGATACTTGGAAGGGAATAATGCATGGGTTGCACTGAGCAGGATTTTTACAACTATTATCCAAGATCCATGCATGGCacattttacttttattattgatGCTCTCGATGAATGCCAACACCACGAATCTCGCAAATCACTCCTTAATCTCATCATGGATACAAGTAACCACGTCAAATGGTTAATATCTAGTCGAAACGAAAAGGAAATAGAACGCGGTTTAAAATCGATTGAAAACAGGCTAATATTGGAGTTAAAAAGCAATGCAGCGCATATCTCCAATGCTGTTGATACATATATAGACCGCTGTGCTCAAGACATTGAGGCACTTGAGGATGATATGGATCTTCGCATCAAGATAACCAACTCACTTAAAACAAAGGCGAATGGTACCTTTTTATGGGTAACGCTTGTTGTCCAACAACTGCAAGATGCTGGCCGTCCTCATATTGAAAGAATTCTAGAAGAAATGCCTGAAGATCTAGAAAACCTTTACGATGAAATAATGGAGCGTTCCAAAAAGGGATGGaaatatgatgaagaagcctGTCTAGTTTTTCTAGCAACAGTCACTGCCGCCGAGCGACCGCTTCACATTGAtgaattatatatattcaccAGCTCACAATTAATCGGTGCCAAGGTTAGGTATCTTCCAAAAGATATCAAATACTTAGCCAAGGTCTGTGGATCATTTATAACTATTACGGACAATACTATATACCTCATCCACCAGACTGTTAAAGACTATCTGGTGCACAAGGGGGCTACAAGAATTTTCCCCAGAGGTATTGGGCACCAACACTACAAGATGTTTGAGATTTCACTCAATATAATGGATAAAACCCTTCAAAGCAATATTTACAACATCAAATCACCAGGAGAACGTGTGGATGATATTACTCCACCAAATCCAAACCCTTTAGCCTCAAAAGCGTATTGCTGTGCATTTTGGGTTGAGCACCTAACTCATTGCAGCCAACCTCAGCTATTTCAAGACGGTGGAATACTTCATTCATTCCTTAGagaaaagtatttatattggCTAGAGGCAATGATCTTGTTAAAGTCATTAGCCCGAGCCGTAATTGCTATACAGAAGCTACGAGACTTGATTGCCAATTATTGCAGAAATGAGGACAATAACAACCGAATTTCTAAACCGCCCCGctcgagagaaagagaaagagacagaATTGGACATGACCAGTGGCTAGCCAACGCTGTGATGCCTGAAAGGAGGACAGAGACATTG GTAAAAAGCGGAAAGAATGAGACTCTTGAATTGACAAGAGATGTCCATCGCCTTATTTTTTCCCACAGGGCTATAATTGAAGCTTATCCTCTGCAGATTTACGCTTCAGCCCTTATATTCAGCCCTAGCGGATGTATATTAAGAAAATTGTTTGAGGCAACGCAATGCCCGAAATGGATTGTGGCTAAACCTACGACGAGGCCATTTTGGAGTCCCTGCATGCAGACAATTGAGGGCTTCCAAGGTTTCGTTAATTCAGTGGCAATTTCGCGGGATAATACAATGTTAGCGGCAGCTGCATTTAGTGGCATGGTCAAGGTTTGGGATTTAACATCTGGAGCGTGTTTACACAGGTTTAAATCCGACTATTTAAGAAAAATGGTCTTCTCACCAAATAGTACCCAATTAGCATTGGTTTGCTTTCAAAATGTTGAGATCTGGGATCTTATTACAGGCACCTGCCTCAAGTCAATGGCCGGCGATGTTAAATCAGTGAGCTTCTCCGCAGACGGCACCCATCTGGCTCTTATGAGCgaagatattattaagatTCACGATCTTGCTACAGGCGTGGATATACAAACACACACCAGTCACTCAAACGAAAAATTTCTAGCCTTTGTATTTCCCTCAGATTGTGCACAACTGGAACCAGGATCTGGCGACGGAACCATTGAGCCCCAGAGCACAGGAACTGAGACTGGCCCATCAGTGCTCAGAGATCAAGCATCTCACGCTACGTTGGTGGTTTCGATTCAGGAAGGGTCAGCTATCAAAGTTTGGGACTTGGCTACCGGCAAATGCATACAGAATATAGCTATGAATGTGTATATGGGGAGCATAAAAGTATCACTATCACCTGACGGTATGCGATTGGCATTATTATTTGGTCAGGAAATAATCAGCATTTGGGAGCTTGCCACCG ATTTTGATATCAAAATTTGGGATATTGCCACTGGTACATGCCTGAAGACATTTTCAGGCCATAGAAGCACGATCTTCTCACTGGCCTATTCGTCCGATGGCTTACAGCTGGTATCAGGTGACTCAGATGGAACCATCAAAGTCTGGGATCTGGCTGCTGATAGCTCCCCGCGGCCGCTTTTGAGATATCGTTTACACCAAGATCGGATTAATTTAATGGCATTCTCGCCTAATGGGAGGTGGGTAGCATTAGCTTCAGCGGGTAAAACTGTCAGGATCTGGAACACAGCCACACGTACGTTTTTATGGACCACGAAGATGTCGGATCATATTGTCGCCGTGGTTTTCTCGCTAGACAGCATGCAGCTGGTAACGTCAGGCAATGATGGTATTATCAACCTCTGGGATGCGGCCACGGGTGCACATCTCCGAACACTCACGGGCCATACATGCGCTGCTCTTTCGATTGCATTTTCTCCAAGCAATACTCAGCTAGCGTCGGCATCGCGCAATGGATCCCTGAACATATGGGAATTAACAACCGGGACGTGTTTACGTACTATTGAAATCGATTGTGATGCCATTTACAATTCAACAACAGCGTTTTCACCGGGCGGTACACAGCTCGGTTTTGTATCAAGCGAGGGCACTATCAAGATCTGGGATCCATTCACAGGCATATGCCTTCAAACAATTCGAAATTGCTTAGATCcagagaaaaggaaacgcATAATTGGTGAGCCGTTTCCCAAAGCTTACGGGGCATATCCGCCGGAGAcactctttgcttttttttctcgggAGAAATATCTATATTACAGCCCTAAAGTGCCAGATCTTGGTCTTGGCGATGATCAAACCTGGATACTAAAAGGACAAAAGCCAGTGCTTTGGCTCCCCCCGGAATATCGACCCGAACAAATTGCGGTGTGTGAAAACTCTTTAATTATCATTACTATTTTTGATGAGTTTCTGTATTTCGAATTTTGTTTTGATGATTTAGATATCTAA
- a CDS encoding uncharacterized protein (TransMembrane:8 (o54-74i168-187o207-233i245-264o284-308i315-332o344-361i489-509o)~EggNog:ENOG41) translates to MAPQVQELTTQATRSVSDVVKRILIPLTPTSPPGLVQANTVDPWAKAGKYALGWTYFAAALSGCVFLVRVWHYWQDKIRQAIYKQQVEAHYRDTYNVDAEFVMSAIRSGTAEEFFTEGNHIGEKKFRPKAHFSSIGFVNDTLALFRWIFYRSIPDIVIGKFRFTFSSLAVLTATFIAFAFVTLYTFLQQPLYWESIRFGAPPVAIRAGMLSVALTPWIVATSMKSNLLTLFLGIGPERLNVFHRWLSYIALFLALVHMIPFYIQPVWDDNGMSVWASTFPPGSGIIYGTGIACIVPLIWLCVTSFPWIRRVAYELFVMCHVPVGILYVGVLFWHTKNRLMTWDYLYVTVAIWGACNIARLFKMNWTKPGRLSFMVGDEAAITLMAENAIKVTIPTQMRWKPGQYVYLRMPGISFFDNHPFTISSLCSEDFPSEYGENYRDCILLFKAYGGFTRKVLETAIEKGPFHTYRAFLDGPYGGMTRDLAAFDTCILIAGGSGITSLISQLLYLVKRMRDGKAISRKVVVVWAMKKLEDMDWFREELRICRESAPPESVSCKFFVTGAVRNRPGQQMTAPINGGASRALTHKLHDKLDGFVAGIASKRNSAFIQAEAQGDPERERELRAENEDRITALPQQQFLQPHQYPPPPNLPSETSTINQTVASEDGFDHKLNENGYPEDKKPQDPAQEIQPIPAHPIPVPELAHLYNSNIPVGASERPVSTFGPPAGFDFGFPQTPTEFQKNLMRSAFPMPHQTEDGWTIEYGRPELGYMLKQWATGGPEGRGILGRRTAVFVCGPPGMRVGVANSVAKLQAEIWGDDELEEIFLHTENYAL, encoded by the coding sequence ATGGCACCCCAGGTGCAGGAACTCACCACCCAAGCCACGCGAAGCGTTTCCGATGTTGTCAAGCGGATACTGATTCCCTTGACTCCTACCAGCCCGCCGGGTCTCGTCCAAGCGAATACCGTCGATCCTTGGGCCAAGGCCGGCAAATATGCTCTCGGATGGACCTATTTCGCGGCCGCGCTCTCGGGCTGTGTATTCTTGGTTCGCGTGTGGCACTATTGGCAGGACAAGATTCGGCAAGCCATTTACAAACAACAAGTAGAAGCTCACTATCGAGACACTTACAATGTTGACGCCGAGTTTGTCATGTCTGCGATTCGCTCTGGCACAGCCGAAGAGTTCTTCACCGAGGGTAACCATATAGGCGAGAAGAAGTTTCGTCCGAAGGCGCATTTCTCTTCCATTGGGTTTGTAAACGATACTCTGGCCTTGTTTCGATGGATCTTTTATCGATCTATTCCGGATATTGTCATCGGAAAGTTCCGCTTTACCTTCTCGTCGCTTGCGGTTCTGACGGCAACATTCATCGCCTTTGCTTTCGTCACCCTTTATACCTTTTTGCAGCAGCCACTCTACTGGGAGAGCATTCGATTTGGCGCGCCGCCTGTGGCGATCAGAGCTGGCATGCTCTCCGTGGCGTTGACTCCATGGATTGTCGCAACGAGCATGAAGTCCAACTTATTGACCCTGTTCCTTGGCATTGGGCCAGAGCGGTTGAATGTATTTCACCGATGGCTTAGCTACATTGCTTTATTTCTGGCCCTGGTTCACATGATCCCTTTCTACATTCAACCTGTGTGGGACGATAACGGTATGTCCGTTTGGGCTTCGACTTTCCCACCTGGTAGCGGCATTATATACGGCACCGGTATTGCCTGCATAGTGCCATTGATTTGGCTATGTGTGACCTCGTTCCCTTGGATCCGGAGAGTCGCCTACGAATTGTTTGTCATGTGCCACGTTCCAGTCGGCATTCTCTACGTTGGCGTGTTGTTCTGGCACACCAAAAATCGCCTGATGACCTGGGACTATCTCTATGTGACTGTGGCCATCTGGGGAGCTTGTAATATCGCGCGACTCTTCAAAATGAACTGGACCAAGCCAGGACGATTGTCTTTCATGGTCGGTGATGAGGCTGCCATTACCCTAATGGCTGAGAACGCTATTAAAGTCACTATACCTACTCAGATGCGATGGAAGCCCGGCCAGTACGTTTATCTTCGTATGCCTGGTATTTCGTTCTTCGATAACCATCCTTTCACAATTTCATCTCTCTGCAGTGAGGATTTCCCTTCCGAGTATGGAGAGAACTACCGAGATTGTATTCTCCTTTTCAAAGCCTATGGCGGCTTTACTCGGAAGGTCTTGGAAACTGCAATCGAAAAGGGCCCGTTCCATACATACCGGGCGTTTTTAGATGGTCCATATGGCGGCATGACGCGTGATCTGGCTGCTTTTGATACCTGTATTCTGATTGCTGGCGGAAGTGGCATTACTTCACTGATATCACAGCTTCTCTACCTGGTGAAGCGAATGCGTGATGGCAAGGCCATCAGCAGAAAAGTTGTAGTCGTTTGGGCTATGAAAAAATTGGAAGACATGGACTGGTTTCGAGAGGAGCTGCGCATCTGCCGTGAATCTGCGCCTCCCGAGAGCGTAAGCTGCAAGTTCTTTGTCACTGGAGCAGTTCGGAATCGACCAGGGCAGCAAATGACTGCCCCCATCAACGGAGGAGCTAGCCGAGCTTTGACTCACAAGCTCCACGATAAACTTGATGGCTTTGTCGCAGGCATTGCTTCAAAGCGAAATTCGGCTTTTATTCAGGCTGAGGCGCAGGGTGATCCGGAACGGGAGCGCGAACTTCGCGCTGAGAATGAGGATCGCATCACTGCGCTTCCACAACAACAGTTCTTGCAGCCTCATCAGTATCCACCTCCACCTAACCTCCCTTCTGAAACGTCGACGATAAATCAAACCGTTGCATCTGAAGATGGTTTCGATCATAAGCTCAATGAAAATGGTTATCCTGAGGACAAAAAGCCACAGGACCCGGCGCAGGAAATCCAACCTATCCCAGCTCATCCTATCCCAGTCCCGGAGCTCGCGCATTTATACAATTCTAATATTCCCGTCGGAGCCAGCGAGCGTCCCGTATCTACCTTTGGCCCACCGGCTGGGTTTGACTTTGGATTCCCGCAAACTCCCACCGAGTTCCAAAAGAACCTTATGAGATCTGCGTTTCCTATGCCACACCAAACCGAGGACGGTTGGACCATTGAGTACGGTCGGCCTGAACTGGGGTACATGCTCAAACAATGGGCCACAGGTGGACCAGAGGGCAGAGGCATCCTTGGCCGAAGGACCGCCGTCTTCGTCTGTGGCCCTCCGGGAATGAGAGTCGGTGTGGCTAATTCGGTGGCGAAACTTCAAGCGGAAATTTGGGGCGACGATGAGCTAGAAGAAATATTTTTGCATACAGAGAATTACGCTCTATAG
- a CDS encoding uncharacterized protein (EggNog:ENOG41) encodes MFDYDDGVLKKMEKGWAIAMRCSEQRLQRIYEWTDAELNTAVKEGMVMLETVCVFVHGCIKSGQYKLPADFWKILHAEYGIIVYPSALTENVAAVGVGASQTFSEVYSSHIVMLGRRDTNHPPLCPFEYIKEPLPVYEK; translated from the exons ATGTTCGACTACGACGACGGCGTGctaaagaagatggagaagggatgGGCTATTGCAATGCGGTGCTCAGAACAAAGACTGCAGAGAATATACGAATGGACAGATGCGGAGCTCAATACTGCTGTCAAAGAAGGAATGGTGATGCTGGAGACAGTGTGCGTGTTTGTGCACGGATGTATCAAATCAGGACAATACAA ACTGCCCGCTGATTTTTGGAAGATTCTACATGCTGAGTATGGAATCATCGTTTATCCGTCGGCCTTGACAGAGAATGTTGCTGCCGTGGGCGTGGGAGCGTCCCAGACCTTCTCGGAGGTGTACAGCAGCCATATTG tcaTGCTTGGAAGGCGAGATACAAACCATCCACCACTTTGCCCCTTTGAGTATATAAAGGAGCCGTTGCCGGTATACGAGAAGTGA
- a CDS encoding uncharacterized protein (EggNog:ENOG41~MEROPS:MER0000932~TransMembrane:1 (n5-16c21/22o450-471i)): protein MRSSLQYASLAGLVAAGTVSAGVVSVPFEKRFLDSNPLPTLLRRDGTVGLDALNNLTGGGYYAEFSVGTPPQKLSFMLDTGSSDTWVNSVDADLCTDSLIQKEVGEYCSKQFDQSKSKTFNSTRQPFNITYLDGRNIMGRYFKDTVTINSATIKNQQMGLATQSVRGTGLMGLGFRSNEAASIKYPTVIENMVSQGIIAMPAFSLYLNDLQTSQGSILFGGVDTDKFHGGLATLPFQSLPASIARTKEIVMYAVQLNGFKVTGVDSPAVNATAVLDSGSTISLLPDDVVQAVWKQFNVMNVRGIPVPFVDCAKANAKDTFFSFQFTNKTIQVPIDEMVLNNLSGVQDQIFSDPTLSQVFKGWSGVCTFGMASISDYGISSDQFVLLGDTFLRSAYVVYDLQNKQVGIAQATLNATSSSIIEFQAGSKTIPGPVSTGSDDSSDSGKGNAGVALHPAFSAAIAGTVFVTLSMIMNAL from the exons ATGCGGTCCTCCTTGCAGTACGCCTCGCTGGCAGGTCTCGTTGCTGCCGGCACCGTCTCTGCAGGCGTCGTCTCCGTTCCCTTTGAGAAGCGCTTCCTCGACAGCAACCCGCTCCCGACATTGCTGCGGCGCGATGGCACCGTTGGGCTGGATGCCCTCAACAACCTCACCGGGGGTGGCTACTATGCCGAGTTCAGCGTTGGCACGCCGCCCCAGAAGCTGAGCTTTATGCTTGATACGGGTAGCAGTGATACCTGGGTCAACTCGGTGGACGCGGATCTCTGCACGGATTCGCTTATACAGAAGGAAGTTGGCGAATACTGCTCAAAGCAAT TTGATcagagcaaaagcaaaacctTCAATTCAACTAGACAACCCTTCAACATCACCTATCTTGATGGCCGCAACATCATGGGCAGGTACTTCAAAGACACCGTTACCATCAACAGTGCCACCATCAAGAACCAGCAAATGGGCCTGGCTACACAGTCTGTCCGTGGAACAGGCCTGATGGGCTTGGGATTCAGGTCAAACGAGGCCGCTTCAATCAAATATCCCACCGTCATCGAAAACATGGTATCTCaaggcatcatcgccatgcCGGCCTTCAGCCTCTACCTCAATGACCTGCAGACCAGCCAGGGCTCCATCCTCTTCGGCGGCGTTGACACCGACAAGTTCCACGGCGGCCTCGCCACTCTGCCCTTCCAGTCGCTGCCTGCATCTATTGCTAGGACGAAAGAAATTGTCATGTACGCCGTTCAGCTGAATGGATTCAAAGTCACCGGCGTCGACTCTCCTGCGGTCAACGCCACCGCTGTTCTGGACTCTGGTTCAACCATCAGCCTCCTCCCAGATGACGTCGTACAGGCTGTTTGGAAGCAATTCAACGTCATGAACGTCCGGGGCATTCCCGTTCCCTTTGTTGACTGCGCCAAGGCAAACGCCAAAGACACATTTTTCAGCTTCCAGTTTACAAACAAGACAATCCAAGTCCCCATCGATGAAATGGTCCTCAACAATCTGTCAGGCGTGCAAGATCAGATTTTCTCAGACCCAACCTTGAGCCAGGTATTCAAGGGCTGGAGCGGCGTTTGCACTTTCGGCATGGCTTCTATCTCGGACTACGGCATCTCTTCAGACCAATTTGTTCTTCTCGGAGACACCTTCTTGCGCTCCGCCTATGTCGTGTATGATTTGCAGAACAAGCAGGTCGGCATTGCCCAGGCGACCCTCAATGCGACAAGCAGCTCCATCATTGAGTTCCAGGCGGGCTCCAAAACTATTCCTGGCCCTGTTTCTACAGGATCCGACGACTCAAGCGACTCAGGCAAAG GAAATGCCGGCGTCGCGCTGCATCCTGCTTTCTCAGCCGCCATCGCAGGCACCGTCTTTGTGACTCTTTCCATGATTATGAATGCGCTATAA